GGAGCCGCTCGAGCAGAGGGGTCCGAAGCCCCCGGGCGGCCGCCTTGCGAAGGCCCAGGGTGTGGGCCTCCACGGCCGGGTCGGGCGGCAGGCCCAGCTCCCCGGAACGGACCGGCCTCCCGGGAAACTCCAGCAGGAACATCGCGCCGTCCAGGTCGAGGCGGCGGGCGGCGTCCAGGACCTGGGCGAGGCGGCCGGGCCCGGCCCGTCGGGAGAGGTCGTCCAGGTCGAGCAGGGCCAGCACGGCCGCAAGCCCGGCCGGCTCCCGCCGGGCGGCCGCTCGCACGGCCGCGTCCAGGTTTCGGGCCGTTTCGGGGGGCGACTCCGAGCGGATCGCCTCGGCCCACAGGGCCCGGCGGACCTCCAGGCCCGCCAGGGCCGCGATCCGGCGGTAACAGGGTCCCGGGCTCATCCGGCCTCGGCCTCCGCCTCCCTCGTCACCCGCTCGAGCTCCTCCGCCGCCAGCTCCCACCGAGCGGTCAGGGTCTCCACCTCTTGGGCCAGCTCCGCCCGTTCCCGGGCCAGGCCGGCGGCCCGGTCCGGGTCGGAGTAGGTATCGGGCCGGGCGAGCTCGGCCTCCACCTCGGCCAGCCGGGCCTCGGCCCGGGTGATCGCGTCCTCCAGCTCCTCCACCCGTCGGCGCAGGGGCGCGGTGCGCTCCCGGAGCGCCAGGCGGCGCTCGGCCTCGCGGCGCCGGAGGTCCTTGCGGCTCGGCCGGCCGGCCCCCGGGGCCGGAGCCGGTCCGGCCGGGGCCGGTTCGTCAGCGGCCCGCACCCGCACGAAGTCGTCGTAGTTGCCGGGGTGGGAGTCCACGCGGCCGTCCTCCACGTACAGCACCCGGCTGGCCACCCGGTTGATCAGGTCCCGGTCGTGGGTGATGAGGCACACGGTGCCGGTGAAGGACGCCATGGCCTCCTTGAGCACGGCGCAGGCCTGGATGTCCAGGTGGTTGGTGGGCTCGTCCAGGAGGAGGAAGTTCCCGGGCGCCGCCAGCAGGCGGGCCAGCACGAGCCGGCTCTTCTCGCCCCCGGAGAGCACCTCCACGCGCTTGTCCACGGCGTCGTCCGAGAAGAGGAACCCGCCGAGCAGGGTGCGCGCCTCGAGCTCGCCCGCCACGGTGGGTAGGCGCAGGATCTCCTCCAGCACGGTGCGGCCGGGCTCCAGCTGGTCCAGGTGGTGCTGGGCGAAGTACCCCACGGTCACGTTGTGTCCGTAGCGGATGCGGCCCCGGGTGGGGGGCAGCACCCCGGCCAGGAGCTTGAGCAGGGTGGACTTGCCCGCGCCGTTGGGGCCGATGAGGGCCACCTTCTCGCCCCGGTCGATCCTCAGGTCGAGGCCCCGGTACACGGGCCGGCCGCCGTAGCCGGCCTCCACGCCCTCCAGCTCCACCACGGTGCGGCCGCTGCGCAGGGGCTGGGGAAACCGGAACGTGAGCCCGGCCGAGCGGGGCGGAGGCGGGGGGGGAGGCGGCTCCTTCTCCAATTGCTTGAGCCGCGACTGGACCTGGCGGGCCTTGGTGGCCTTGGCCCGAAACCGCTCCACGAACCGTTCGGTCTGGGCCCGGCGCCGCAGGTAGCTCTCGTAGGCGGCCCGGGCCGCCGCCTCCCGCTGGGCCCGCTCGTGTTCGTACCGGGTGTAGTCGCCCCGGCACACCACGGCCCCTCCGCCCTCCAGGGCGATCACCCCCCGGACGACCCGGTCGAGGAACGCCACGTCGTGGCTGACCAGAAGGAACGCGCTGGGGCTCTCGGCCAGGAACCCCTCCAGCCACTCCAGGGACACGATGTCCAGGTGGTTGGTGGGCTCGTCCAGCAGGATCAGGTCGGGCTCACGCAGCAGGATCCGGGCCATGGCGGCCCGCATGCGCCACCCGCCGGAGAACGTGGGCAGGGGCCGGTCCAGGTCGTCGGCCGAGAACCCCAGGCCGTGGAGGATCCGCTCGGCCCGGGCCCGCAGCCGGTACCCGCCCAGGTGCTCGAACCGGGTCTGGAGCCAGCCGTACCGGTCCAGGAGCTCCGGATCGTCCCCGCCCCGTGCCAGCCGGGCTTCGGCCTCCCGGAGCTCGGACTCCACGGCCCGCAGGTCTTCGGCCACGTCCTCGACGTAGGCGAGCAGCGAGGCCTCCGGGGGGGCCGGGATCTCCTGGGGCAGGTACCCGACGGCCAGCCCCCTGCGGCGCAGCAGCCGGCCGCCGTCGGGGGGCTCGCGGCCGGCCAGGATGCGCAGGATGGTGGTCTTGCCCGAGCCGTTGGGCCCAACCAGGGCCCAGCGCTCCCCCTCGGCGATCCGGAACGACACCCCGGCCAGGACCTCGCGGCCGCCGTAGACCTTGCGGACGCCCCGGGCCTCGACCAGCACGGGTCAGCTCCCGCCCGCGCCGGCCCACACCTCGTCGACGGACCGGTACAGCAGCCCGAGGCCGGTCGGGTCGGACAGGCGGTGGTCGCCCCCCTTCACCAGGATCACCCGTGCGTCCGGGGTGGCCAGGGCTTCGGCCAGGCGCACCGAGAGCGTCCAGGGCACCTGGTCGTCGGCCAGGCCGTGCAGGAGCCGGGCGGGGCCGTCGAGGGGGATCGGGCCGTCCAGGACCCGCCGGGCCCGGCCGTCGTCCAGGAGCTGCCGGGTGATGACGGTGGGCTCGGGGCCGTAGGGGTTGGGGACGAGAATCCGGCCCGCGCGACGGAGCCGCTCCCGGGCATCGGGATCGAGATGGGGCTCCACCAGCTCGGCCGTGAAGTCGGGCGCGGCCGCCACCGTGACCAGGCCCCGCACGCGGTCCGGCCGCTCCCGGATCACCAGGGAGGCGACCCATCCCCCCATGCTGGATCCCACCAGCACCACGGGGCCTCGGGCCACCCGGTCGAGCACGGCCAGGGCGTCCCGGGTCCACGAGCCCACGGTCTGGTCCTCGAACCGCCCCCCCGAGGCGCCGTGGCCGGCGTAGTCGAACCGCACGTACGCCGTGCCCCGCCGCCGGCAGTGGGCCTCCAGCGCGGTGGCCTTGGTGCCGTCCATGGTCGAGGTGAACCCCCCGCAGAACACCACCCACGGGAGCCGGCCGGCCACGGCCCGATAGGCCAGGGGCGGCCGGCCGGGGCGCTCGAGGACGCCGGGGTGCTCAGAGCTCATAGAGGGTGTCGTCCACTTCGGGCGGGAGCAGGCGGCGCTTCAGGGCCTTCCACCGGGGGCCGGCGCCGGCCGCCCCGGTGAACGGGTCCTCCTCCTCGAGCACGTCGCCCATCTCCTCCTCGATCCGGTCGGGGTCCTCGCCCGCCTCCATCCGGCGGATCGCCTCCTCCATGCCGGGGCCCAGGTTCATGCCGGTGGCGTCGTAGAGCTTGCGCATCAGCCGGGCCACCTGGCGCGGGTCGTCCTCGTCGATGGAGTCGGCCTCGGCCGCCAGGCTCTCCATGGCCTGCTCCAAGCGGGTCTCGTCGATGTCGGGCAGGTCGTCCTCGCCGCCGCCGTCGTCCTTGCGGCCCTTGGAGATGGCGAACAGCGAGACCCGGCGCTCGAGGTCCTCGCGGCCGCACCGGGGGCAGTCCGGCCGACGGTCGGCGCCGGGCCGGCGGGCCAGGAAGTTGAAGATCACGTGGCAGTCGGGGCAGTAGAACTCGTACACCGGCATGATCGACTCCTCCTGCCGTGGGGTTCCGGAACGCCGAATAATGGGCCCGGCCGGCCGAAAGGTCAACCGCTGCGCTTCCTGCCTCCCCATCCCAGGGGGCCGGCTGCGGCCGCCACGAGGTAGGCGGCCGCAGCCAGGCCGAGCACGGCCCGCCGGCCCTGCTCGGCCGTGAGGAACCCGGCCAGGGCCGCTCCCCACACCGACGCAAACCCGTTGACCCCCCAGGCCCAGGGGACCCGCTCGGGGTCGTGGCGGGCCACGGCCGAGAGCCCGGAGGGAAACGGCCGGCCCAGGGCCCAGCCCGTCGCGGCCACCACGGCGGCCGCGGCCGCGAACCGAAGCGCGCCTCCCGTCCCCTCGACGGCCAGGCGAAGGGGGCCCAGGCCGAGCCCCAGGCCGGCGGCCGCGGCCGCGCAGGCGAGGGCGCTTTGGCGGGGAGACGCGCCGCGGCTGCGTGCCGCCCCAGCCCCGGCGGCCGCCAGGAGCCCGGCCAGGGCCAGGCCCGCCCCGGCCGTGGGATCGCCGAGCACCCGGCCCAGGGTCTCCACCAAAGCCACCTCGCAGCCCATGAACCCCACCCCGATTCCGCCGAAGTACCAGCCGGAGCGTCCGGCTCCCCGGAGCCCCTGGCGGGCCAGGGGGACGAGGATCGTCAGGCCGCCGAACACGACCGCGAGCCCGATTGCGGCGGCCTGGACCAAGGGCTCGCCCTCCACCAACCCGGCCCCGCCCATCCGCCGGGCCCCCAGCCATTCGGAAAGCCGGCCCCATCGCAGGGTACGCCCCAGGCCGGGGCGGTCGTCGGTGACCGCCCCGATGCGGAAGGGGTACCGGCTCTCGAACCCCTGCCGGTCCCCCTTCAGGATCTCCCGGGCGGCTTCGAAGAACCACGGCCGGTCGAGGCGGTGCCAGCGGTTGGCCCAGGCCGGGTCCATGCCCGGGACCCACACCAGGTCGAACCCGGCCCGGTCGCACAGGGCCCGGACGCGGCCGATGTCGCGGTCGGTGAAGCCGTCCGGGGCCGCCAAGATCTGGACCGCCCCCCACGACCGCACGAAGACCACGCACCGAGCGGGGGGCGCCCGGCCGACCCGTTCCAGGGCCGCGGCCAAGGTGGACAGCACCTGCAGGCACGTCCTGGGCGGGACCTCGGCCCCGGCCGAAACCGACAGGAGGCCCCCCTCGGTCAGCCGCCCCAGGGCAAGGGTCGTCCCCTCGACCGTGATCAGGTCCGCAGGGGGGCCGGCCCGGCGGAACGGGCCGGGCGCCGCCACGTCGATCACGTCGAACCGGTCCCGGGTTCGGGCCAGGAACCCCCGGGGATCCGCCCACACCCACCGGATCGCTCCCCCGGTTCGGGGCACGCCGGCCGGGAGCCGGACGGGTTCCACCGCGGCCACCTTTGCCGCGCCCAGCCAGAGGGCGGCCCCGGGCCGGAACCCGAGCCCTGCCTCGAGCACCAGGGCCGAGGCTCCGGGCCTCAGGCGGTAGGCCAAGGCCCAGGGCAGGCAGGCCGCGGCCGCCCATCGGCGTTCGGGAAACGGCACGGCATCCAGGAACTCGCCGCCGAGGAACGCGGCCGCGGACGGCGGCGGGTCGTCGGGGCAGGTCAGGCTGAGCCCCGGCGCGTGGCGCAGGGGCACCCGGTCCGATGCCACGACGGTCATCCGGCCCCACGCGGTCCAGCGGTCGGCCAGGGCCCGCGCGCCCTGGCCCGCCAGGGCCTGGGACACGGGCTTGTACGGAGAGATCGCAGGCTCCAGCATCCGGGCCGGCCACAGGCCGGCCGTAAGGACTCCCATCGCCACCAGCACCCCGGCCGGCCGCCGGGCCGGGGCCGCCAGGGCGGCCGCTGCGAACCCCAGGGCCATCACCCCCCGGAGCCCCGCGCCCGGAGGGGCCACGTGCACGAACCCCACCGCCAGGGCCGCCCCCAGGGCCGCGCCGGCCAGATCCCACCCGTACACGCGGCCGGCTCGGCGGCCGTGAAGCCGGTACACCAGGCCCAGCCCGAACGCGGCCAGAAAGAACGGCACGGCCAGCACCAGGTAGACGCCGGTGAGGCCGATCCACGGTTCCAGGGACCAGGGTAGCTCCAGGGGGTTGACCGGAACGGCCTCGGCCACGGCAAAGGCCGCGGGGGCGGCGAGCCCGAACCCGCAGGCCGCGCCCGGGTAGAGCCGGCCGAACCGGGGCACGGCCCGGCGCTGCACCAGCGCCAGGGTCGTGCCGGCCGCGCCGTAGCCCAGCAGGGCCAGGCTGATCACCGCGCCGGTGACCGGCGCCCACAGCTTGAGGGGAAGCAGCCGCAGGAGAAGGAGCTCGTATCCCAGCACCGCGGCCGACAGCGCCGCCACCGATGCGAGCAGGGGGAGGGGGATCCGCTGCCGCTCCATGGCGGCGCGGTCACAGCCGGCCGCCGCCGGTGAGGGGCACGAACCGCACGGGAAGGACCTCCCGGCTCGAGACCCGTCCGTCCGCGGCCTTCTCGACCACCGTGAGGGTCTGCACCCGGAACGCCCCGCCCACCGGGATCACCATTCGGCCGCCGGGTCTGAGCTGGCGGACCAGGGGCGGGGGCACGTGGTCGGCCGCGGCCGTGACCAGGATGGCGTCGAACGGCGCGTGCTCGGGCCACCCGTAGTAGCCGTCGCCCAGGCGCACCCGCACCCGGTCGTAGCCCAAACGGCGGAGCCGCCGGCGGGCCGCCTCGGCCAGGGCCGGGATGATCTCCACCGTGAACACCCGGCACCCCAGGGCCGCCAGCACGGCGGCCTGGTACCCCGACCCCGTGCCCACCTCGAGCACCCGGTCCCCCGGCCCGACCCCGGCCAGGTCGGTCATGAGGGCCACGATGTAGGGCTGGGAGATGGTCTGGCCGTACCCGATGGGCAGCGGGCGGTTCTCGTAGGCCCGGTCCTTCCACTCGGGCGGCACGAACTCGTGGCGCGGCACCCGGGCCAGGGCCTCCATCACCGCCGGGGCGAGCCGGTCCCGGCCGATCCGGGCCCGGGTGGCCGCCACGTCCGCCTCCACGGCCCGGATCATTCTCGCCCGCGCCCGGGCGTAGGGGTCGCCGGCCCGGGCGGTCCCCGCCGCGACCAGGAGCACTAAGGCGCCCCCCAGGAGGCGTCTCATGCCGCCCCCCTCCTTCGCCAGGCACATGCGTACACCACCAGGCTCACCCCCACCACCGCCAGATAGCCCACCAGAACCCACGACCGGGGCAGGGGGGCGTACACCACCTGCTCGGCCAGGCGACCGAAAAAGGTTTCAGCGGGCCGCGCCGGGCCCCCTGGATTCCTCAAGGAGTGCTCGAGGAGGGTCAGGGGGCACAGCCGGCCTCCCAGGACGATCCAGGCGGCGAACGCGAGCCCCGCCAGGTGGGCCCACCGGACCCACGGCCACCGCCACCCCGGGATCGCTCCGAGCACCAGGAACCCCACCCATCCCAGGTGGACCCAGGTCACCGCGTCGGCGAGCCATGCAGCCATCGGAGCCCTCCGCGCCCGGTTGGGAATACGCGCCGGGCCGCCGACACGAAGGAGGCCCAGGCGCCTCCGTCCAGTCTACCGTGCCGCAGCTCCCTGGGAAGCCCCATCAGGCCCCTGCGGGGCCGTATGGAGACTAGAGACTAGAAACTAGAGACTGGAGACTAGAAAAACCCCCGCGGTGATGCCAAAGAGGCGTGGCCGTGCTTGTAACGCTGGGAGATCACGGATGTTTTTTTGGCTTCCTAGCCTTCTAGCCTCCAAAGCCTTCCAGCTTCCTCTCAACGCCGTCGTAGGCGGCGGCGGATGTGGTCGCGCTGCCGGGGGGTGAGGTCGCGCCACCGCCGCAGCATGTCGAGGGTGCGGCGTCGCTCCGCCGGGGGCATCCGCATCAGGCGGTCGAGCCGACGGCGGTACTCCCGCCGTTTCTCCGGGGGTAGGCTCTGCCACCGTCGGAGCCGGCGGGCCAGGGCCCGGCGCTCCTCCGGCGACATGGCCCGGATCTTGTCGAGGTTGCGCCGGATGAAGGCCCGCTGCTCCGGGCTCAGGGCCTTCCACCTCTTGTACCGGCGACGGATGCGCTTGCGTTCCTCGGGGCTGAGGCTCTTCCACCGGCGGTAGTTCCGAAGGGCCCGGGCCTTCTGCTCCGGGGTCAGGGCGTCCCACCGGGCCTTGAGGGGGGGCTCGGCCCCTGGCGCGGGCCGGGGCCGGACCAGCACCAGTCCGCCCAGGGCCGCCAGCCGGGCCAGGGCCTCCCGCCGCCCGATCCGTTCAGTCGCCATCGGTCTCCTCCGCGTCGTCGGCCGCCTCCAGGGGCACGGCCTCGGCCTCGTCCATGGCCAGAAAGAAGTCCAGGTCCTTGAGGATCTCCTCGAGTTCCTCCGGCGTGGGCTCGGGGGAAGGGGTCGGGCTATCCGGCATCGTCCAGGGCCTCCAGGGCGTCGAGGACCTCGAGCAGGTCCAGGTTCTCGGCGAGGTCCAGGTTCTCCAGCACCTCCAGGTCCACCTCCGCGAAGTCGATCCCGGAGTCCTCGGGAAGGGCGGGTGGGGTTGGCCGCCGGAGCACCAGGAACGCCGCCCCTGCCGCGGCCACGGCACCCCCGGCCCAGGCCCAGGCCGCCCGTCGGGCCGGGATCCGACGGGTGGTCCGGGCGAACACCTCCTCGGCCAGCCCCCTGCGGGCGCGGTCCGGAACGGGTTCCGCCATCGCGGCGACCCGTCGGGAGAACGCCCGCGCCCCCTCCCACGCCTCCCGGCACCGGGGGCATTGCGCGAGATGCGCCTTCCACCCGGGATCCTCCCGGTCGCCCCACACCGCCTCGGTCAGGGCGTCCACATACTCGGGGCACGGTTGTGGTCGGCTCATCGGAACCCCTCGCTCCACTCGGCCAGTTGCTTCTGCAGGGCCTGGGTGGCCCGGAACAGGTGCGCCTTGACGGCCCCGGCGCTGATGCCTAGGGCCGCGGCTGTCTCCGCCACCGAGAGGCCGGCCAGGGCCCGCAGCCGGAACACCTCCTGCTGCCGGGCCGGCAGGGTCTTCAGCGCCCGAAGCAGGGCCCGGCGGAACGCTCCCTGCTGGGCCTCGTGCTCGGGCGAGGGGTCCGGTGCGGGCGCCTGGAGTTCGGGCGGTTCGTCCGGGTCCCCCTCGTCTTCCCGGCCGCGCCAGGGCAGCAGGAACGAGCGCACCTTGCGCCGCCGGAGCCGGTCCCGGCAGTGGTTCGTCAGGATGGGGTAGAACCACGTGGCCGGGTCCGCCTCGCCCCGGAAGGTGTGTCTGCGGCGGTACGCCTTGACCAGGGCCTCCTGCACGGCGTCCCGGGCCTCGTCCCAGTCGCCGAGGAACCCGTGGGCGAGCCGCAGGGCCTTGTCCTGCACCTCCAGGACCAATCGTTCGAACCGGGCGTCGTCCATGCGTCGTCCGTGATGCACCGGGAAGGGGCGGGCTTCCGGCCCATGCTATCCCTTGAGACGGACTTGGACCAGGAGGGGTTTACGTGTGCGGGGGTCAGAACTCAGTGGACAGCAGCCAGCCCCGGGTAGTCCGCGAGACAGCTTCAAGGTCCATCGGCGATGGGAGCATCGGCTGAGACCGAGTTGCATTCAAATTGGCCCCCTGCCCGGAGGGGCAAGGGGCCTGTCGGAGAGCCGGGCGCGGCCGTATCAGGGGCCAGAGTTCAGAAGGCGGTAAACAGGAGAACTGCAGGAGCGGTTCCCCCTGTCTTCTGTCCACCGACTCCTGATTCCTGAAAGGCAGATCCCTTGCCCCGCCCCCGGATCCGTATACGTATGGATGGCAACTTGGTATGAGTGCCGGATGCGGCGACTGTCGGAGCCACGCCCGGCGCTCCACCAGCCCCCATGCCCCGCCGAGGGTTGGGCGACAACTCGGAAGCCGCCCAACGGGCCGAAGGCCCCAAAACCAACGACCAGCGACCAACGACCGAAGTTCAGAACAGGGTGGTCTGACGGGCGGACTTGGGGGAAGGCGCGGTCGGCCCGGCCTCGGCCTCCTCGGTGGGCTCGTCCTGGTCGTTCGATGCCCGGAGCATCTGTTGCTCGATCTCCTGCATCGACGGTACCGCCGGGGGCTGGGTCTCGAAGGCTGGGGTCCGTTGGAGCTGGGTTTCCCCGCCCCGCCAGAACCCGGTCCACTGACCGGGCGCGACCCCCTCCTGATCGATCCAGGACAGGGCGCCGCCCACCCGCGCATCCAGCAGGTCGAGGTGGTGGAGAACCAGGGCCTCCAGGGTCTGGGGCTTCACCGGCGAGCCCCAGTCCGCCCGCTCGTGGTGGGCCAGCACAAGGTGCATGAGGTGGAGCCTCAGATCCTCGGGAAACCCCGGGATCTCCCGGGTGCGTCGGTCGATCTCGGCCACGCCAAGGCCGATGTGACCCACCAGCCGGCCCGCGTCCGTGTACTCGCCGCTCACGTCCTCGAACTCGTGGATCTTGGCCACGTCGTGGAGAAACGCACCGGCCACCAGCAGGTCGCGGTTCAGCCCGGCGCCGTACACCCCGGCCACCGCCCGGACCAGATCGAGCACGGTGGCCGTGTGCTCCAGGAGCCCCCCGGCGTACGCGTGATGCATGGACTTGGCGGCGCGCGACTCCTCGAACACCCTGCGGAACGCCGGGTCATCCAGATAGGCCCGGACCAGCTGCCGCAGGGCCGGGTGGCCGATCTCGGCCACGGCCGCCTCCACCCGCTTCCAGCAGGCTGCCACGGTGTCGCGGTCCAGACCGGGCCGGAGGTCGGCCATGTCCACCTGCGCCCGCTCGTCCTCGTCCAGGCGCCGGAGCCACGTGACGTGGAGCTGGGGCCGGCCCCGATGGGTCCGGAGCCGGGCGCTCACCTCCACCACGTCTCCGGGGGTGGCCGCCTTCTCGTAGAGCTCCACGTCCTGCCACACGAACCCCTCGATGGCGCCGGTGCGGTCCTCGAGGGTGAGGCGCAGGTACCGGTCGCCCCGCGAGCTCACCGCGCTCGACAGGGCTCCCAGCCGGAACAGGTCCACGAACTCCACCTCCGAGTCCCGGTGCTGGCGGAGGCTCTTCACGGTGCGGTTCTTCTGGGGCAACGGATCTCCTCCTCGGCAGGCTGCCGCCCCCCTCACACACGGCCGAGGGGCCAAGCGTAGCAGGGGAGCCGGGCCCGATGCCAGGCCCCCGCGACAGCCGGCAGCGGCAAAGAAAAAAGGAGGGCCGAAGCCCTCCTTTGGGGTGCCATGCTTTCCGGTCGGGCCGGGTCTACTTTTTCTTGGACGGGGCCTTGGCGAAGGCGCCCTTGTCCACCTTGTCGCCGTGGCAGATGGCGCAGAACTTGCCCAGCTCGCTGCCCTTGGCCACGGTGCCCCTCAGGTACTTGTAGTTGGGGTTCGAGGGGTGGGGGTTGTGGCAGCTGGTGCACCCCAGGGTGCCGTCCTTGCGGAGGAGATCGGCCGGCACCTTCACCTTCTTGGGCTTCATGCCCACGGGGTGGGTCTGGGCCAGGTGGATCGGGATGATACCCTCGTCCTCGTTGTGGCAGCCGAGGCACAGGGCGGCGTCGTCCGCGGCGTTCTTGCCGGTGGCAGGGTTCTTCTCCGCCGTATTGGGGGCCA
This is a stretch of genomic DNA from Deferrisoma camini S3R1. It encodes these proteins:
- a CDS encoding ABC-F family ATP-binding cassette domain-containing protein, coding for MLVEARGVRKVYGGREVLAGVSFRIAEGERWALVGPNGSGKTTILRILAGREPPDGGRLLRRRGLAVGYLPQEIPAPPEASLLAYVEDVAEDLRAVESELREAEARLARGGDDPELLDRYGWLQTRFEHLGGYRLRARAERILHGLGFSADDLDRPLPTFSGGWRMRAAMARILLREPDLILLDEPTNHLDIVSLEWLEGFLAESPSAFLLVSHDVAFLDRVVRGVIALEGGGAVVCRGDYTRYEHERAQREAAARAAYESYLRRRAQTERFVERFRAKATKARQVQSRLKQLEKEPPPPPPPPRSAGLTFRFPQPLRSGRTVVELEGVEAGYGGRPVYRGLDLRIDRGEKVALIGPNGAGKSTLLKLLAGVLPPTRGRIRYGHNVTVGYFAQHHLDQLEPGRTVLEEILRLPTVAGELEARTLLGGFLFSDDAVDKRVEVLSGGEKSRLVLARLLAAPGNFLLLDEPTNHLDIQACAVLKEAMASFTGTVCLITHDRDLINRVASRVLYVEDGRVDSHPGNYDDFVRVRAADEPAPAGPAPAPGAGRPSRKDLRRREAERRLALRERTAPLRRRVEELEDAITRAEARLAEVEAELARPDTYSDPDRAAGLARERAELAQEVETLTARWELAAEELERVTREAEAEAG
- a CDS encoding FmdB family zinc ribbon protein encodes the protein MPVYEFYCPDCHVIFNFLARRPGADRRPDCPRCGREDLERRVSLFAISKGRKDDGGGEDDLPDIDETRLEQAMESLAAEADSIDEDDPRQVARLMRKLYDATGMNLGPGMEEAIRRMEAGEDPDRIEEEMGDVLEEEDPFTGAAGAGPRWKALKRRLLPPEVDDTLYEL
- a CDS encoding 3'-5' exoribonuclease YhaM family protein, whose protein sequence is MPQKNRTVKSLRQHRDSEVEFVDLFRLGALSSAVSSRGDRYLRLTLEDRTGAIEGFVWQDVELYEKAATPGDVVEVSARLRTHRGRPQLHVTWLRRLDEDERAQVDMADLRPGLDRDTVAACWKRVEAAVAEIGHPALRQLVRAYLDDPAFRRVFEESRAAKSMHHAYAGGLLEHTATVLDLVRAVAGVYGAGLNRDLLVAGAFLHDVAKIHEFEDVSGEYTDAGRLVGHIGLGVAEIDRRTREIPGFPEDLRLHLMHLVLAHHERADWGSPVKPQTLEALVLHHLDLLDARVGGALSWIDQEGVAPGQWTGFWRGGETQLQRTPAFETQPPAVPSMQEIEQQMLRASNDQDEPTEEAEAGPTAPSPKSARQTTLF
- a CDS encoding protein-L-isoaspartate(D-aspartate) O-methyltransferase; this translates as MRRLLGGALVLLVAAGTARAGDPYARARARMIRAVEADVAATRARIGRDRLAPAVMEALARVPRHEFVPPEWKDRAYENRPLPIGYGQTISQPYIVALMTDLAGVGPGDRVLEVGTGSGYQAAVLAALGCRVFTVEIIPALAEAARRRLRRLGYDRVRVRLGDGYYGWPEHAPFDAILVTAAADHVPPPLVRQLRPGGRMVIPVGGAFRVQTLTVVEKAADGRVSSREVLPVRFVPLTGGGRL
- a CDS encoding cytochrome c3 family protein: MRKLLVAAVAVVLAAPAAWAYGPHDPNCVECHSIHYAKGRAILAVAPNTAEKNPATGKNAADDAALCLGCHNEDEGIIPIHLAQTHPVGMKPKKVKVPADLLRKDGTLGCTSCHNPHPSNPNYKYLRGTVAKGSELGKFCAICHGDKVDKGAFAKAPSKKK
- a CDS encoding RNA polymerase sigma factor, with the translated sequence MDDARFERLVLEVQDKALRLAHGFLGDWDEARDAVQEALVKAYRRRHTFRGEADPATWFYPILTNHCRDRLRRRKVRSFLLPWRGREDEGDPDEPPELQAPAPDPSPEHEAQQGAFRRALLRALKTLPARQQEVFRLRALAGLSVAETAAALGISAGAVKAHLFRATQALQKQLAEWSEGFR
- a CDS encoding DUF2784 domain-containing protein, with protein sequence MAAWLADAVTWVHLGWVGFLVLGAIPGWRWPWVRWAHLAGLAFAAWIVLGGRLCPLTLLEHSLRNPGGPARPAETFFGRLAEQVVYAPLPRSWVLVGYLAVVGVSLVVYACAWRRRGAA
- a CDS encoding alpha/beta fold hydrolase, which codes for MSSEHPGVLERPGRPPLAYRAVAGRLPWVVFCGGFTSTMDGTKATALEAHCRRRGTAYVRFDYAGHGASGGRFEDQTVGSWTRDALAVLDRVARGPVVLVGSSMGGWVASLVIRERPDRVRGLVTVAAAPDFTAELVEPHLDPDARERLRRAGRILVPNPYGPEPTVITRQLLDDGRARRVLDGPIPLDGPARLLHGLADDQVPWTLSVRLAEALATPDARVILVKGGDHRLSDPTGLGLLYRSVDEVWAGAGGS
- a CDS encoding DUF3106 domain-containing protein, with amino-acid sequence MATERIGRREALARLAALGGLVLVRPRPAPGAEPPLKARWDALTPEQKARALRNYRRWKSLSPEERKRIRRRYKRWKALSPEQRAFIRRNLDKIRAMSPEERRALARRLRRWQSLPPEKRREYRRRLDRLMRMPPAERRRTLDMLRRWRDLTPRQRDHIRRRLRRR